The following proteins are co-located in the Spinactinospora alkalitolerans genome:
- the coaBC gene encoding bifunctional phosphopantothenoylcysteine decarboxylase/phosphopantothenate--cysteine ligase CoaBC has product MSTEHTPEVVLGVGAGIAAYKVCELLRRFTESGHGVKVVPTADALRFVGEPTWAALSGRPVATGVWDGVHEVPHVRIGQRADLVFVAPATADLLARAAHGLADDLLTNTLLTARCPIVFAPAMHTEMWEHPATQANVATLRSRGAIVIDPAVGRLTGVDTGRGRLPEPEELFAVGRRVLRRGALDSDLAGRHVVVSAGGTREAIDPVRFIGNRSSGLQGYALAATAVARGASVTLVSANVALPDPAGAKVVRVGSARELREAVLAGRAGADVVVMAAAVADFRPDAAAASKIKKSGAAPGPISLTENPDILLELGRERAHAGQVIVGFAAETDNVLEHGRAKLARKGCDLLVVNQVGGGRAFGTADNQAVVLGADGTATEIAHGPKEDLADRVWDLVGERLAS; this is encoded by the coding sequence GTGAGCACTGAACACACGCCTGAGGTCGTCCTGGGAGTCGGCGCGGGAATCGCCGCCTACAAGGTCTGCGAGCTGCTGCGGCGCTTCACCGAATCGGGGCACGGCGTCAAGGTGGTGCCCACCGCCGACGCGCTGCGGTTCGTGGGCGAACCCACCTGGGCCGCGCTCTCCGGACGGCCCGTGGCCACCGGGGTGTGGGACGGCGTGCACGAGGTGCCGCACGTGCGGATCGGCCAGCGCGCCGACCTGGTGTTCGTCGCCCCCGCGACCGCCGACCTGCTGGCCAGGGCCGCCCACGGGCTGGCCGACGACCTGCTCACCAACACGCTGCTCACCGCGCGCTGCCCGATCGTGTTCGCCCCGGCGATGCACACCGAGATGTGGGAGCACCCGGCCACGCAGGCCAACGTCGCGACCCTGCGCTCGCGCGGCGCGATCGTGATCGACCCCGCCGTCGGGCGCCTCACCGGCGTCGACACCGGGCGCGGGCGGCTGCCGGAGCCGGAGGAGCTGTTCGCGGTCGGCCGGCGGGTCCTGCGGCGGGGGGCGCTCGACTCCGACCTGGCCGGCCGGCACGTGGTGGTCTCAGCCGGCGGCACCCGCGAGGCCATCGACCCGGTGCGCTTCATCGGCAACCGCTCCTCGGGCCTGCAGGGCTACGCGCTGGCCGCGACCGCCGTCGCCCGGGGCGCGAGCGTCACCCTGGTCTCGGCCAACGTGGCGCTGCCCGACCCCGCGGGCGCGAAGGTGGTGCGGGTCGGCTCGGCGCGGGAGCTGCGCGAGGCCGTGCTCGCCGGGCGGGCCGGGGCCGACGTCGTCGTGATGGCCGCTGCGGTCGCCGACTTCCGGCCGGACGCGGCCGCAGCGAGCAAGATCAAGAAGTCCGGTGCGGCCCCCGGCCCGATCTCCCTGACGGAGAACCCCGACATCCTGCTGGAGCTCGGCAGGGAGCGCGCGCACGCCGGCCAGGTGATCGTGGGCTTCGCGGCCGAGACCGACAACGTGCTGGAGCACGGCCGCGCCAAACTCGCGCGCAAGGGGTGCGACCTGCTGGTCGTCAACCAGGTGGGCGGCGGCCGCGCGTTCGGCACCGCCGACAACCAGGCCGTCGTGCTCGGAGCGGACGGGACGGCCACCGAGATCGCGCACGGCCCGAAGGAGGACCTCGCCGACCGCGTGTGGGATCTGGTGGGGGAGCGGTTGGCCTCTTGA
- the rpoZ gene encoding DNA-directed RNA polymerase subunit omega, which translates to MAGTQPVAEGITNPPIDELLEVVDSKYSLVTMAAKRARQINAYYAQLGEGLLEYVGPLVETQVQEKALSIALRETKERLLNAEPYEGA; encoded by the coding sequence GTGGCAGGCACGCAGCCCGTCGCCGAAGGCATCACCAACCCGCCGATCGACGAGCTCCTCGAGGTCGTCGACAGCAAGTACAGCCTGGTCACCATGGCGGCCAAGCGTGCCCGGCAGATCAACGCCTACTACGCCCAGCTGGGCGAGGGCCTGCTGGAGTACGTCGGGCCGCTGGTGGAGACCCAGGTCCAGGAGAAGGCGCTGTCCATCGCCCTGCGCGAGACCAAGGAGCGCCTGCTGAACGCGGAGCCCTACGAGGGCGCCTAG
- the pyrF gene encoding orotidine-5'-phosphate decarboxylase, which yields MAAPIAVAIDAPDIETAARWASSVAPHVSTVKVGLELYLRYGPEVITTMRGANRVALFLDLKLHDIPATVAGAARAVARLKPSILTVHAAGGRDMIRAAVEAAPDTRIAAVTVLTSLEDAALEEVGLRGPASDAARRLAVLAVESGARALVCSPHEAASLRAEVGPDITLITPGVRPQGAEKGDQARVATPEEALAAGADLLVIGRPITRAADPGAAAASIAGALRRAEATSA from the coding sequence GTGGCCGCGCCCATCGCCGTCGCCATAGACGCACCCGACATCGAGACCGCAGCCCGCTGGGCCTCGTCGGTCGCCCCCCACGTCAGCACGGTGAAAGTGGGGCTGGAGCTGTACCTGCGCTACGGCCCCGAGGTCATCACGACCATGCGCGGCGCCAACCGGGTCGCGCTCTTCCTCGACCTCAAGCTGCACGACATCCCCGCCACCGTGGCGGGCGCCGCGCGCGCCGTCGCCCGGCTCAAGCCCTCGATCCTGACCGTGCACGCCGCCGGCGGGCGGGACATGATCCGGGCGGCCGTCGAGGCGGCCCCCGACACCAGGATCGCGGCGGTCACCGTGCTGACCTCCCTGGAGGACGCCGCGCTGGAGGAGGTGGGCCTGCGCGGTCCGGCCTCCGACGCCGCTCGGCGGCTCGCCGTGCTCGCCGTCGAGTCCGGCGCCAGGGCGCTGGTGTGCTCGCCGCACGAGGCCGCGTCGCTGCGGGCGGAGGTCGGCCCCGACATCACCCTGATCACCCCCGGTGTCCGCCCGCAGGGCGCGGAAAAGGGCGACCAGGCGCGGGTGGCCACCCCGGAGGAGGCCCTCGCCGCGGGCGCCGACCTGCTCGTGATCGGCCGCCCCATCACCCGCGCGGCCGACCCCGGCGCGGCCGCGGCCTCGATCGCCGGCGCGCTGCGGCGGGCGGAGGCGACCTCGGCCTGA
- the gmk gene encoding guanylate kinase, whose amino-acid sequence MPVEPGTDVSPNSPSKRLTVLSGPSGVGKSTVVKEIRRRHPEVWLSISVTTRKPRPGETDGVEYYFVSDDEFDRLVAGHELLEWAEFAGNRYGTPRGPVVRRLAAGEPVLLEIELQGARQVRSNMPEAYLVFLAPPSWEELVRRLTGRGTESSDVVQRRLDTARIELAAEKEFDTTLVNTSLRDVCDELLALILAPSV is encoded by the coding sequence GTGCCTGTTGAGCCCGGAACCGACGTCAGCCCGAACAGCCCGTCGAAGCGGCTCACGGTGCTGTCAGGGCCCTCGGGAGTGGGCAAGAGCACGGTCGTCAAGGAGATCCGCCGTCGGCACCCCGAGGTGTGGCTCTCGATCTCGGTGACCACCCGCAAGCCCCGCCCGGGCGAGACCGACGGCGTCGAGTACTACTTCGTCTCCGACGACGAGTTCGACCGCCTGGTGGCCGGGCACGAGCTCCTGGAATGGGCGGAGTTCGCGGGCAACCGCTACGGCACGCCGCGCGGCCCGGTCGTGCGGCGGCTGGCGGCCGGCGAGCCGGTGCTGCTGGAGATCGAGCTGCAGGGCGCCCGGCAGGTGCGCTCGAACATGCCGGAGGCCTACCTGGTGTTCCTGGCCCCGCCCTCGTGGGAGGAGCTGGTGCGCAGGCTCACCGGGCGCGGCACCGAATCGTCCGATGTGGTCCAGCGCCGCCTCGACACCGCCCGCATCGAACTCGCCGCCGAGAAGGAGTTCGACACCACGCTCGTCAACACGTCGTTGCGCGATGTCTGCGACGAGCTGCTAGCGTTGATACTCGCGCCATCGGTGTGA
- a CDS encoding type II toxin-antitoxin system VapC family toxin has protein sequence MIVVDTSAIIALTIHEPRGMAVEARLRGRRMYAPHFVDLEVANVLRGLLMGGKLTLPPAEQALHDFLAMPVERRDLGPLISRVWELRHNYSAYDAAYVALAENLGATLLTTDAKLARGTGARCPIELVS, from the coding sequence GTGATCGTCGTCGATACCTCCGCGATCATCGCGCTGACCATTCATGAGCCGAGAGGCATGGCCGTCGAGGCCCGACTGCGCGGCCGTCGCATGTACGCGCCGCATTTCGTCGACCTAGAGGTGGCCAACGTACTGCGCGGTTTGCTGATGGGCGGCAAGCTCACTCTGCCCCCGGCCGAACAGGCACTGCACGATTTCCTGGCCATGCCGGTCGAACGCCGCGATCTCGGGCCCCTTATCAGCAGGGTCTGGGAGCTCCGACACAACTACTCGGCATACGACGCCGCTTACGTCGCCCTGGCCGAGAACCTTGGAGCCACTCTCCTGACCACCGACGCCAAGCTCGCCCGAGGGACGGGGGCGCGCTGCCCCATCGAGCTGGTCTCCTGA
- a CDS encoding DUF418 domain-containing protein — translation MDTTAQRVADRAHAAPAGRLPLLDVLRGAAILGTLATNVWIFAGPGGDAGPLIDTGAAAPAAAELLEAPTAAGVAEFLFRFAANGKFLALLTLLFGVGLAIQFRSAAKRGSRWPGRYKWRALFLLLEGALHFTLVFAWDVLMGYAATALLVAWLLTRSERAQRIVMWAQAALHVAFMAALTALLYAPAASPPQDTAPPPGTADVVRLYVEGGYLDQVLFRLENFAVLRIEPVITFPLLVFLFLLGVRLLRAGAFDPDDTGRRLRVRMLAWGLGIGLPLNLATALLGPNLFLIDRYVCAPVLALGYIGLIGVLMDRVRRPGTVTAGLSALGRTAMSGYVLQNALCMLLCYGIGLGLASRLAGTGPWWVLGLWAAVSLTLLVAAPLWLRRFPQGPLEGLQKWVLTRIPDRSRR, via the coding sequence ATGGACACCACCGCGCAACGGGTCGCGGACCGGGCGCACGCCGCGCCCGCGGGGCGCCTGCCGCTGCTGGACGTGCTGCGCGGCGCGGCGATCCTGGGGACGCTGGCCACCAACGTGTGGATCTTCGCCGGCCCCGGCGGCGACGCCGGCCCGCTCATCGACACCGGGGCCGCGGCCCCGGCGGCAGCGGAGCTGCTGGAGGCGCCCACGGCGGCGGGCGTCGCCGAGTTCCTCTTCCGGTTCGCCGCCAACGGCAAGTTTCTGGCGCTGCTGACGCTGCTCTTCGGCGTCGGCCTGGCCATCCAGTTCCGCTCCGCGGCCAAGCGGGGTTCGCGCTGGCCCGGCCGGTACAAATGGCGCGCGCTGTTCCTGCTGCTCGAAGGCGCGCTCCACTTCACCCTGGTCTTCGCCTGGGACGTCCTCATGGGCTACGCCGCCACCGCGCTGCTGGTGGCGTGGCTGCTCACCCGCTCCGAACGCGCGCAGCGGATCGTCATGTGGGCGCAGGCCGCGCTGCACGTCGCGTTCATGGCGGCGCTGACGGCGCTGCTGTACGCCCCCGCCGCATCGCCGCCGCAGGACACCGCTCCGCCGCCGGGCACTGCGGACGTGGTGCGGCTCTACGTCGAGGGCGGCTACCTCGACCAGGTGCTGTTCCGGCTGGAGAACTTCGCGGTCCTGCGCATCGAGCCCGTCATCACCTTCCCCCTGCTGGTGTTCCTGTTCCTGCTGGGCGTACGGCTGCTCCGGGCCGGGGCCTTCGACCCGGACGACACCGGACGCCGGCTGCGGGTCCGCATGCTCGCCTGGGGGCTGGGGATCGGCCTCCCGCTGAACCTGGCCACGGCGCTCCTGGGGCCGAACCTCTTCCTGATCGACCGCTACGTCTGCGCCCCCGTCCTGGCGCTGGGCTACATCGGCCTGATCGGCGTGCTGATGGACCGGGTGCGCCGCCCGGGGACCGTCACCGCGGGCCTGTCGGCGCTCGGCCGCACGGCGATGTCGGGCTACGTCCTGCAGAACGCGCTCTGCATGCTCCTGTGCTACGGCATCGGCCTGGGCCTGGCTTCGAGGTTGGCCGGAACCGGCCCCTGGTGGGTGCTCGGCCTGTGGGCCGCGGTGAGCCTGACCCTGCTGGTCGCCGCGCCGCTGTGGCTGCGCCGCTTCCCCCAGGGCCCGCTGGAGGGCCTGCAGAAGTGGGTCCTGACCCGGATCCCGGACCGGTCGCGGCGCTGA
- the mihF gene encoding integration host factor, actinobacterial type, producing the protein MALPPLTPEQRAAALEKAAKARKERAEVKNRLKHGGVSLAEVLADGQNDDVIGKMKVSALLESLPGVGKVRAKQIMERLNIAESRRVRGLGANQRAALEREFGGAE; encoded by the coding sequence GTGGCCCTTCCTCCCCTCACACCTGAACAGCGCGCCGCCGCTCTGGAAAAAGCCGCCAAGGCCAGAAAAGAGCGCGCGGAAGTGAAGAACCGACTCAAGCACGGCGGCGTCTCGCTGGCCGAGGTCCTCGCGGACGGCCAGAACGATGACGTCATCGGCAAGATGAAGGTCTCCGCTCTGCTCGAGTCGCTCCCCGGCGTCGGCAAGGTCCGCGCCAAGCAGATCATGGAGCGCCTCAACATCGCCGAGTCCCGGCGCGTCCGGGGCCTGGGCGCCAACCAGCGCGCCGCGCTGGAGCGCGAGTTCGGCGGCGCCGAGTAG
- a CDS encoding acyl-CoA dehydrogenase family protein: MSDRHKAAAPDAHDFLAVDASLSEEEAAIRDTVRDFAARELLPNVADWFDAGTIPEARALAESFGELGVFGMHLEGYGCAGTSAVAYGLACRELEAVDSGLRSFVSVQGSLAMAAIHKYGSEEQKTEWLPRMAAGRAVGCFGLTEPDAGSDPGSMRTRARRDGSDWVLDGVKMWITNGSIADVAVVWADTEEGVRGFLVPTDAPGFTANTIHRKLSLRASITSELVLEGVRLPAEARLPGATGLGAPLSCLNEARYGIVWGAAGAGRACYEAALDYASTRVQFGRPIAGFQLTQRKLADMVVDVNHANLTALQIGRLKDRGACHHNHVSFGKFANVAAAQRVARTARSIHGANGITLEYPVLRHMVNLETVATYEGTEEIHALSLGQAVTGVAAFR; encoded by the coding sequence ATGAGTGACCGGCACAAGGCCGCGGCCCCCGACGCGCACGACTTCCTCGCCGTGGACGCCTCGCTGAGCGAGGAGGAGGCGGCCATCCGCGACACCGTCCGCGACTTCGCGGCCAGGGAGCTGCTGCCCAACGTGGCGGACTGGTTCGACGCCGGGACCATCCCCGAGGCCAGGGCGCTGGCCGAGTCCTTCGGCGAGCTCGGTGTGTTCGGCATGCACCTCGAAGGCTACGGCTGCGCCGGGACCAGCGCCGTCGCCTACGGCCTGGCCTGCCGCGAACTGGAGGCGGTGGACTCGGGGCTGCGCAGCTTCGTGTCGGTGCAGGGCTCCCTGGCGATGGCCGCGATCCACAAGTACGGCTCCGAGGAGCAGAAGACCGAGTGGCTGCCCCGGATGGCGGCGGGCAGGGCCGTCGGCTGCTTCGGCCTGACCGAGCCCGACGCCGGCAGCGACCCCGGATCGATGCGCACCAGGGCCCGCCGCGACGGTTCGGACTGGGTGCTGGACGGCGTGAAGATGTGGATCACCAACGGCTCCATCGCCGACGTCGCCGTGGTCTGGGCCGACACGGAGGAGGGCGTCCGCGGTTTCCTGGTGCCCACCGACGCGCCCGGCTTCACCGCCAACACCATCCACAGGAAGCTGTCGCTGCGCGCCTCGATCACCTCCGAGCTCGTGCTGGAGGGCGTGCGGCTGCCGGCCGAGGCGCGCCTGCCGGGCGCCACCGGGCTCGGCGCCCCGCTGTCCTGCCTGAACGAGGCCCGCTACGGGATCGTGTGGGGCGCGGCCGGAGCCGGCCGCGCCTGCTACGAGGCGGCGCTGGACTACGCCTCGACGCGGGTGCAGTTCGGCCGGCCCATCGCCGGTTTCCAGCTCACCCAGCGCAAACTCGCCGACATGGTCGTCGACGTCAACCACGCCAACCTCACGGCGCTGCAGATCGGCCGGCTCAAGGATCGGGGGGCCTGCCACCACAACCACGTGAGCTTCGGTAAGTTCGCCAATGTCGCGGCGGCCCAGCGGGTCGCGCGCACGGCGCGTTCGATCCACGGCGCCAACGGCATCACGCTGGAGTACCCGGTGCTGCGCCACATGGTGAACCTGGAGACCGTCGCGACGTATGAGGGCACCGAGGAGATCCACGCGCTGAGCCTGGGGCAGGCGGTCACCGGCGTCGCCGCGTTCCGATGA
- a CDS encoding nitroreductase/quinone reductase family protein encodes MANGTRRLQMTRLRRTANAVIGGFLKYGYGPPEMHLLTTRGAKSGFLRTTPVSLVENSRGRFLVAPYGPVGWVHNIRKDGFATLRRGGWIELISVQEVSSERAGPVLREYLDHPRAVVVGPHFDLGPDSSEADYVEAAGGHPVFEIVRSTMIRI; translated from the coding sequence ATGGCGAACGGGACGAGGCGATTGCAGATGACCAGGCTCAGGCGCACCGCGAACGCCGTCATCGGGGGCTTCCTCAAATACGGGTACGGCCCGCCGGAGATGCACCTGCTGACCACGCGCGGGGCCAAGTCGGGGTTCCTGCGCACCACGCCGGTCAGCCTGGTGGAGAACAGCAGGGGCCGCTTCCTCGTCGCCCCCTACGGCCCGGTCGGCTGGGTGCACAACATCCGCAAGGACGGGTTCGCGACCCTGCGCCGGGGCGGCTGGATCGAGCTGATCAGCGTGCAGGAGGTCTCCTCGGAGCGGGCCGGGCCGGTGCTGCGCGAGTACCTGGACCACCCCAGGGCCGTCGTCGTCGGCCCCCACTTCGACCTCGGCCCCGACTCCTCCGAGGCCGACTACGTCGAGGCGGCGGGAGGCCACCCCGTGTTCGAGATCGTGCGCAGCACCATGATCCGGATTTGA
- the metK gene encoding methionine adenosyltransferase — translation MSRRLFTSESVTEGHPDKMADQISDAILDSMLKDDPGSRVAVETLITTGQVHVAGEVTTETYVDIPSIIREKILEIGYDSSAKGFDGASCGVSVSIGAQSPDIAQGVDTAYETRAEKGTDDLDRQGAGDQGLMFGYANRETPELMPLPIKLAHALSQRLSDVRRDGTVPYLRPDGKTQVTVEYDGNTPVRLDTVVVSSQHAPDIDLDELLAPDVKEHVIAPVVASYGLEFDDYRLLVNPTGRFEIGGPMGDAGLTGRKIIVDTYGGYARHGGGAFSGKDPSKVDRSAAYATRWVAKNIVAAGLADRAEVQVAYAIGKAHPVGVFIETFGTEQVAPDVIEKAVQEVFDLRPAAIIRDLNLLRPIYSKTAAYGHFGRELPEFTWEQTDRAAALKSAVGA, via the coding sequence GTGTCCCGTCGCCTTTTCACCTCCGAGTCGGTCACCGAAGGCCACCCCGACAAGATGGCCGACCAGATCAGTGATGCGATCCTCGACTCGATGCTCAAGGACGACCCCGGGAGCCGGGTCGCCGTCGAGACCCTGATCACCACCGGCCAGGTACACGTCGCCGGAGAGGTCACCACCGAGACCTACGTCGACATTCCCAGCATCATCCGCGAGAAGATCCTGGAGATCGGCTACGACTCCTCCGCGAAGGGCTTCGACGGCGCCTCCTGCGGCGTCTCGGTCTCCATCGGCGCCCAGTCCCCCGACATCGCCCAGGGCGTCGACACCGCCTACGAGACGCGCGCCGAGAAGGGCACGGACGACCTCGACCGCCAGGGCGCCGGCGACCAGGGCCTGATGTTCGGCTACGCCAACCGCGAGACGCCCGAGCTCATGCCGCTGCCGATCAAGCTCGCGCACGCGCTCTCCCAGCGGCTCTCCGACGTCCGCCGCGACGGCACCGTCCCCTACCTGCGCCCCGACGGCAAGACGCAGGTGACGGTGGAGTACGACGGCAACACCCCGGTCCGCCTGGACACCGTGGTGGTCTCCAGCCAGCACGCCCCCGACATCGACCTCGACGAGCTCCTCGCCCCCGACGTCAAGGAGCACGTGATCGCCCCCGTCGTGGCGAGCTACGGGCTGGAGTTCGATGACTACCGCCTGCTGGTCAACCCCACCGGCCGCTTCGAGATCGGCGGCCCGATGGGCGACGCCGGCCTGACCGGCCGCAAGATCATCGTCGACACCTACGGCGGATACGCCCGGCACGGCGGCGGCGCCTTCTCCGGCAAGGACCCGTCCAAGGTCGACCGCTCCGCCGCCTACGCCACCCGCTGGGTCGCCAAGAACATCGTCGCCGCCGGCCTGGCCGACCGCGCCGAGGTCCAGGTCGCCTACGCGATCGGCAAGGCCCACCCGGTGGGCGTCTTCATCGAGACGTTCGGCACCGAGCAGGTCGCCCCGGACGTGATCGAGAAGGCCGTCCAGGAGGTCTTCGACCTGCGCCCGGCCGCGATCATCCGCGACCTGAACCTGCTGCGCCCGATCTACTCCAAGACCGCGGCCTACGGCCACTTCGGCCGCGAGCTGCCCGAGTTCACCTGGGAGCAGACCGACCGCGCCGCGGCCCTGAAGTCGGCCGTGGGGGCCTGA